A region of Ornithodoros turicata isolate Travis chromosome 5, ASM3712646v1, whole genome shotgun sequence DNA encodes the following proteins:
- the LOC135395630 gene encoding uncharacterized protein LOC135395630, giving the protein MVTTYTGGLHVVQSRSDHSDGHLPDATCAAVKRTLDDLQDRATQTRETPSQVVASVVADSLRQAEVTQALPGRRALLQRVRRARSALYPLEPDNVQSVNLTPPWNRTISGELFLLDSVISRDGGQMLIFSTARDLAVLSSSELVLGDGTFKVVPKQYTQLYTLHAWSSSNTAARKIVPLVYVLTTRKTEDTYFTMFETIKERARTFGIVGGLEPLFFITDFELAAMNAIRHSFPGAIVHGCLFHLCQSIYRKVQREGLQARYATDPEFSLRLRELPALAFLPPEDIRRAYNSLKAQKPADASGVFQWFESYYLAGTVRTQGRYQARLPPLFPPEVWTVDPLMNAGQPRGTNHVEAWHRRFNSLVGVAHPELYRFIEAVKREQRETEILLESLLRGAQLPTQRSATKKREEALRRLFDRRQEMSSADYLRAVAHHLK; this is encoded by the exons ATGGTGACAACGTACACGGGTGGTTTGCACGTGGTGCAAAGTAGGAGTGACCACAGCGACGGACACCTACCAGACGCCACGTGTGCTGCGGTAAAGCGCACACTTGATGACTTGCAAGACAGGGCCACTCAAACTCGAGAAACGCCGTCTCAGGTCGTTGCT AGCGTGGTTGCGGATAGCCTGCGACAAGCTGAAGTTACACAAGCGCTGCCTGGCCGTCGGGCACTGCTGCAACGAGTTAGAAGAGCACGGTCGGCGTTGTACCCTCTGGAACCAGACAATGTGCAATCTGTCAACCTGACACCCCCTTGGAACAGAACCATCAGCGGAGAATTATTTCTTCTCGACAGTGTGATCTCCCGTGATGGCGGCCAAATGCTCATATTTAGCACCGCGAGAGATCTTGCAGTGTTGTCCTCATCAGAGCTTGTGTTAGGCGATGGGACATTTAAAGTCGTCCCAAAGCAGTACACGCAGCTGTACACCTTGCACGCGTGGTCATCTAGTAACACCGCTGCAAGAAAAATTGTTCCGCTAGTGTACGTGCTGACGACCAGGAAAACAGAAGACACCTACTTTACCATGTTCGAG ACGATAAAGGAGAGAGCGCGAACATTCGGCATCGTCGGAGGGCTCGAGCCGCTTTTCTTCATCACGGACTTTGAATTGGCTGCGATGAACGCTATTCGCCACTCGTTTCCCGGGGCAATAGTTCACGGATGCCTGTTCCATCTGTGTCAGAGTATTTACCGAAAAGTCCAACGGGAGGGGCTTCAAGCCAGGTACGCCACCGACCCCGAATTCAGCCTGCGACTTCGGGAGTTACCTGCCCTCGCGTTTTTGCCCCCTGAGGACATCAGAAGA GCATATAACAGCCTCAAAGCACAAAAGCCGGCAGATGCATCTGGCGTTTTCCAGTGGTTTGAGAGCTACTATTTGGCTGGTACTGTCCGCACGCAAGGCCGATACCAGGCAAGGCTACCCCCCCTTTTCCCCCCTGAGGTGTGGACAGTAGACCCGCTTATGAACGCTGGACAACCTCGTGGTACGAACCATGTTGAGGCATGGCACCGGAGATTCAACAGCCTCGTGGGAGTGGCCCATCCTGAATTATACCGGTTCATTGAGGCTGTAAAAAGAGAACAGCGAGAAACTGAAATCCTATTGGAGTCCCTGCTGCGAGGAGCCCAACTACCGACTCAGCGGTCAGCCacgaagaaaagggaagaagcGCTACGGCGACTGTTTGACAGACGTCAAGAAATGAGCTCTGCTGACTATTTACGAGCTGTCGCTCATCACTTAAAATAG